Within the Rosa rugosa chromosome 2, drRosRugo1.1, whole genome shotgun sequence genome, the region ACCACGTTGGCCTCACCTCTCCAAAGAGGAAGCTTGCTAGAGAGCCATTACTCATGAACTCATACACAAGAATTCGGTGCTGCCCCTCGTTGCAGAATCCTTGTAGTTTGACTAAATTTCTGTGATTTGTTCCACCAATTGCACCTACTTCAGCTTTGAATTCCCAGTCATTTTCTCTAACCACTGTGTCCAATCTTTTTACAGCAACTACCTTCCCTTTATCACATGCTAAAACTCCTTTGAAAACTGTCGCAAAAGCACCACGACCTAGTTCTTCCTTGAATCCATTTGTAGCTTGCTTGAGCTCCACGTAAGTGAAACATTTTAGATTGACTGGGTAAAGGTCAATGACTTTTGCTTTCCTAGAGTAGATACGAGAAACAACCAAGTAGGTGATCATAGCAACAACCAAATAGGTTATTAGTAGCACGAGCACTGATCCAATGTGAACCAAATTTGAAGTATGTCTCATCTTTGCATCTGGAATAGCTGGCAGTCTCCAGGTAGAATTGTGTAATCTTATTTTGACCAGAGATGTCCAACCAACACCGAGGTCAACCCTCCCATTTGAAAGAGGGATTCCCTTCTTCCAACAATCGGATCTCGATCCATCGTAAATGGCAAGGGCACAGAAACAATCACTTAGGCATATTTTCTTGCACCATTCCTCTGTTACTGGCTGAAAATGCTCATAATCTCCATTAGGCCAATCTGTGTTTAGCATCACTTGAAATCCAAAAAGATCAGTTTCTGGTGAGGCTTCATCACAACTTTGGGGAAGAAAGTTTTGCTTGCATCCTTTCCTCTCATCATTTGGATCAATAAATATGTAATTCTTGGGGCACTCACAAGTAGTTGGTCCTTTCTCATCTTGTCTACATATGCTGTTGAAACCACATGCGCCACCGCCTGTCTCTTCTGTTAGTTGCCAGCAGATATTTTCAGGCATGAAGAAGAAAGTGGACCAAACACTTGAGACATTGTTCTTCTGGTAGATGTAGTGCCTAAATACTCCATCATAGTCAAGAGTTGCTCTCTGGTAAAAATCCTGCGTTGAAACTGTCTTAGGTGACAGTATACTACGCAAGGTTCTATTTCTGTCGGTAA harbors:
- the LOC133733125 gene encoding G-type lectin S-receptor-like serine/threonine-protein kinase LECRK3 gives rise to the protein MPENICWQLTEETGGGACGFNSICRQDEKGPTTCECPKNYIFIDPNDERKGCKQNFLPQSCDEASPETDLFGFQVMLNTDWPNGDYEHFQPVTEEWCKKICLSDCFCALAIYDGSRSDCWKKGIPLSNGRVDLGVGWTSLVKIRLHNSTWRLPAIPDAKMRHTSNLVHIGSVLVLLITYLVVAMITYLVVSRIYSRKAKVIDLYPVNLKCFTYVELKQATNGFKEELGRGAFATVFKGVLACDKGKVVAVKRLDTVVRENDWEFKAEVGAIGGTNHRNLVKLQGFCNEGQHRILVYEFMSNGSLASFLFGEVRPTWYQRRLIALGTARGLLYLHEECSSQIIHCDIKPQNILLDDSYTARIADFGVAKLLKTDQTRTTTRIRGTKGYVAPEWYKSLPVTVKADVYSYGVLLLEIIFCRKNFEAEAEDDDQMILADWAYNCYKQQKLHLLLQNDDDEAKDDIKAVEKSVMIAFWCIQEDPSMRPTMKTVTQMLEGVVEVSVPQNPSSLYAI